The proteins below are encoded in one region of Paraburkholderia phenazinium:
- a CDS encoding ion channel produces MATNTSDRTTGPSSGPAPGPGSMPGTGAGTHSAAADAEATSRKRLPRGSREIPFGSRTIIAHGMPVRFWQDIYHSALVVKWPVFFVSLALMFLLLNATFASLYMLGTKPIANQFPAGFGGAFFFSVETLATVGYGDMHPQTVYAHWIATLEIFVGMSGIALATGLIFARFSRPRARIMFSRYAVVRPIDGHMTLMARAANGRQNLIAEAHGRMRLMRVETSPEGYTLRKLYDLTLVRDQHPAFLFSWTLMHIIDETSPLFGETAESMKAREASLLISIEGADDQTAQTMQARHTWEADAIRWQYKYVDLLREEEGVSHIDYVHFDEVEPLEPMAPLVPAAAIDPRAVPGA; encoded by the coding sequence ATGGCCACCAATACGTCAGACCGCACGACCGGCCCAAGCTCAGGCCCGGCCCCTGGCCCCGGCTCCATGCCCGGCACCGGCGCGGGCACCCACTCGGCCGCTGCGGACGCCGAGGCCACGTCGCGCAAGCGGCTGCCTCGTGGCAGCCGCGAGATTCCATTCGGTTCGCGCACGATCATTGCGCACGGCATGCCGGTCCGCTTCTGGCAGGACATTTACCACAGCGCGCTAGTGGTCAAATGGCCCGTGTTCTTCGTGTCGCTGGCGTTGATGTTCTTGCTGCTCAACGCCACGTTCGCTTCGCTCTACATGCTCGGCACGAAGCCGATTGCCAATCAGTTTCCCGCCGGCTTCGGCGGCGCGTTCTTCTTCAGCGTCGAAACGCTCGCGACAGTCGGCTACGGCGACATGCATCCGCAGACGGTCTACGCCCACTGGATCGCCACGCTCGAAATTTTCGTCGGCATGTCAGGCATCGCCTTGGCGACCGGCCTGATCTTCGCGCGCTTCTCGCGGCCGCGCGCCAGGATCATGTTTTCGCGCTATGCCGTGGTGCGGCCTATCGACGGTCACATGACGCTGATGGCACGCGCGGCGAACGGCCGGCAGAACCTGATCGCAGAGGCGCACGGCAGAATGCGCCTGATGCGCGTCGAAACCTCTCCCGAGGGCTACACGTTACGCAAGCTCTATGACCTGACGCTCGTACGCGATCAGCATCCCGCGTTTCTGTTTAGCTGGACCTTGATGCATATCATCGACGAGACGAGCCCGTTGTTCGGTGAGACGGCCGAGTCGATGAAGGCGCGCGAAGCGTCCTTGCTGATTTCCATCGAAGGCGCGGACGACCAGACCGCGCAAACCATGCAGGCGCGTCATACCTGGGAAGCTGATGCGATTCGCTGGCAGTACAAGTATGTCGACCTGCTACGTGAAGAAGAAGGGGTTAGCCATATCGATTACGTCCACTTCGACGAAGTCGAACCGCTTGAACCCATGGCGCCGCTGGTCCCAGCCGCCGCGATCGACCCACGGGCGGTGCCAGGCGCGTAG